The Nitrospirota bacterium genome window below encodes:
- a CDS encoding MFS transporter, which produces MLPLGFASGLPLALTAGTLQAWLTVVGLDLKTIGIFTLVGLPYALKFLWAPLMDRVVPPWLGRRRGWMLVMQLGVAIGLAAMAVTGPGDRPEILGMLALVVAFLSASLDIVFDAYRTDLLLRPERGFGAAVWVNGYRCALLLASAGALLLAGHIGWQNTYLLLAGLMATGVVTIILSPEPSEPCATPASLAEAVGGPLKELFSRPGVLGLLALIVFYKIGDAVAASLQTAFLIGGLGFSVSEVGYVKGLGLAATLIGALAGGVAMAKLGMVRSLLIFGLLQAVSNLGFMWLAWMGKSYAALTTSILIENVTGGMGTAAFVALIMSLCDHRYTATQFALLSSLEALGRVFSGRPSADLVELVGWAQFFFWSFLIALPGIWLVWALRAQLHQEAGRDAAARAGSADL; this is translated from the coding sequence ATGCTGCCATTGGGGTTCGCCTCGGGGCTGCCGCTGGCGCTCACAGCCGGTACGTTGCAGGCCTGGCTGACCGTCGTCGGGCTCGACTTGAAGACCATCGGCATCTTTACGCTGGTCGGGCTTCCCTACGCGTTGAAATTTCTCTGGGCGCCGCTGATGGATCGCGTAGTGCCTCCCTGGCTGGGCCGCCGCCGCGGATGGATGCTCGTGATGCAGCTTGGCGTTGCGATCGGGTTGGCTGCCATGGCCGTGACCGGCCCTGGTGATCGCCCGGAGATCCTCGGAATGCTGGCCCTCGTGGTGGCCTTTCTCTCTGCGTCACTCGACATCGTCTTCGACGCCTATCGAACTGATTTGTTATTGCGGCCTGAACGGGGATTCGGCGCAGCCGTCTGGGTGAATGGCTATCGCTGTGCCTTGTTGCTGGCGAGTGCTGGCGCCTTGCTGCTCGCCGGCCATATCGGATGGCAAAATACCTATTTGCTGCTGGCGGGGCTCATGGCGACAGGAGTCGTCACGATTATTCTGAGTCCGGAGCCGTCAGAGCCCTGTGCCACGCCTGCCAGCCTGGCCGAAGCAGTCGGCGGACCGCTGAAGGAACTCTTTTCCCGTCCCGGAGTACTCGGACTTCTCGCCCTCATCGTCTTCTACAAAATAGGAGACGCAGTTGCCGCCTCCCTGCAAACAGCATTTCTCATCGGAGGGCTGGGCTTCTCCGTCAGCGAGGTCGGGTATGTGAAGGGTCTGGGGCTCGCAGCTACCCTCATCGGGGCATTGGCAGGGGGCGTCGCCATGGCTAAGCTCGGGATGGTTCGGTCGTTATTGATCTTCGGGCTCCTGCAAGCGGTCTCAAATTTAGGATTTATGTGGCTTGCCTGGATGGGGAAGAGCTACGCGGCGCTCACCACTTCGATTCTCATCGAGAATGTGACAGGCGGGATGGGCACTGCGGCCTTTGTCGCTTTGATTATGTCGCTGTGCGACCATCGCTATACGGCAACCCAGTTTGCCTTGCTCTCGTCCCTGGAAGCGCTCGGTCGCGTGTTTTCTGGTCGTCCGTCGGCCGATTTGGTCGAGTTGGTCGGGTGGGCGCAGTTTTTCTTCTGGTCGTTTCTAATCGCCCTACCAGGCATCTGGCTGGTGTGGGCGCTTCGGGCACAGCTGCATCAGGAAGCCGGGCGCGATGCAGCTGCCAGAGCTGGTTCAGCCGATCTATGA
- a CDS encoding DUF4359 domain-containing protein: MSLLRLSLVVAVLAANVVLALTNPTTDQYLNFIQAELTKAMDRMDQSTPEREGSVVRSILRRHSQELLNSMVRPHTVRRNFGMLSRFETTVLGTRVVVIGIYGRFIPIEGVDEVIVAIGHRAL, from the coding sequence ATGAGCCTTCTGCGTTTGAGTCTGGTTGTGGCGGTATTGGCCGCAAATGTCGTATTGGCTCTGACGAACCCCACTACGGATCAGTATCTAAACTTTATTCAAGCAGAGCTCACTAAGGCCATGGATCGAATGGATCAGTCCACCCCGGAACGGGAGGGGTCGGTGGTGAGGAGCATCCTTCGCAGACATAGCCAGGAACTGCTCAATAGCATGGTCCGTCCTCACACGGTTCGTCGCAACTTTGGCATGCTCAGTCGGTTTGAAACCACGGTGCTGGGTACTCGGGTGGTGGTCATCGGAATCTATGGCCGATTCATTCCTATTGAGGGGGTGGATGAGGTTATTGTGGCCATAGGGCATCGGGCCCTGTAG
- a CDS encoding vitamin B12-dependent ribonucleotide reductase: MRIERRFTRRGQSPYEGLPFVKRSSEIRNPDGSTVFKLDNIDIPEPWSQLAIDILAQKYFRKAGVPQRDEQGNPIIGADGKPQLGGERDSRQVFERLAGCWTSWGKNFGYFKTPEDSDAFHDELCYMLAHQMVAPNSPQWFNTGLHYAYGLSGPAQGHYYVDPKTCEVVKATNAFEHPQPHACFIQSVDDDLVGEGGIMDLWVREARLFKYGSGTGTNFSKLRGDAEPLSGGGRSSGLMSFLRIGDRAAGAIKSGGTTRRAAKMVCLDLDHPDIEEFINWKVVEEQKVAAMVTGSKICAQRLNAVLKACHVVDGAGQMKIETDAKQNPILKEALAAARRDMVPEAYVHRMFSYAQQGFTHFTFHEYDTNWDGKAYQTVSGQNSNNSVRIPNEFFAALETDGDWQLKRRIDGKVSKTLKARDLWDQIAWAAWICADPGTQYDTTINEWHTCPEDGRINASNPCSEYMFLDDTACNLASLNLGQFFTTEAQLELENFRHAVRLWTVVLEISVLMASFPSRAIAEKSYQFRTLGLGYANMGTVLMRQGIPYDSPKALAICGALTAIMTGESYATSAEMAAELSPFPGYAKNREAMLRVIRNHRRASYNAAPEEYEQLTIPPIGIQPEHCPPELLMAARRAWDRALELGTAYGYRNAQVTVIAPTGTIGLVMDCDTTGIEPDFALVKFKKLAGGGYFKIINQSIPAALRTLEYTEAQIQDIVNYCAGRQTLQTAPFINHEMLRQKGFDDAALARMESGLAQAFEIQFVFNKYALGEDFCREKLGLTDTQLNESNFNMLKALGFTQEEVAAANDYCCGTMTVEGAPHLKAEHLPIFDCANRCGRIGQRYIAVDAHIRMMAAAQPFISGAISKTINMPADATLDEVKSSYLLAWKSMVKAVALYRDGSKLSQPLSASTDSGKTIEATSEVLTMAEKVTERVLVRYLAKRRPLPGRRNGYTQKAVVGGHKLYLRTGEYEDGTCGEIFLDMHKEGAAFRSLMNCFAIAISLGLQHGVPLEEFVEAFVFTRFEPNGPVKLNDRIKMSTSIIDYIFRELAVTYLDRYDLAQVKEEDLRMDSVKKDEQDPECVEEEATPETLAATSISTDIFPARRGAAPRHKSNGHGNGHASVTHTVELKRETVTMTAIQMARQKGYEGDPCSQCKQFTMVRNGTCLKCETCGETSGCS; encoded by the coding sequence GTGAGAATAGAACGTCGATTTACACGTCGCGGACAAAGTCCCTATGAAGGCCTACCGTTCGTGAAGCGTTCGTCGGAAATTCGTAATCCCGACGGGTCGACCGTGTTCAAGCTGGACAACATCGATATTCCAGAACCCTGGTCCCAGTTGGCGATCGACATTCTCGCGCAAAAATATTTTCGGAAAGCCGGAGTGCCCCAGCGAGATGAGCAGGGCAATCCGATCATCGGAGCAGACGGCAAGCCGCAGTTGGGAGGAGAGCGTGACTCCCGGCAGGTGTTTGAGCGCCTCGCCGGTTGCTGGACCTCGTGGGGCAAAAACTTCGGCTATTTCAAGACGCCCGAAGATAGCGATGCCTTCCACGATGAGCTCTGTTACATGCTCGCGCATCAGATGGTCGCGCCGAACTCCCCTCAGTGGTTTAACACGGGCCTCCATTATGCCTATGGCCTGTCGGGTCCTGCTCAGGGGCATTACTACGTCGATCCCAAGACCTGCGAAGTGGTCAAAGCCACCAACGCCTTCGAGCATCCGCAGCCGCATGCCTGTTTCATTCAATCCGTTGACGACGACTTAGTCGGCGAGGGCGGCATCATGGATCTCTGGGTGCGAGAGGCGCGCCTGTTCAAATACGGATCGGGAACCGGCACCAACTTCTCCAAGCTTCGCGGCGATGCCGAGCCCTTGTCCGGCGGCGGACGCTCGTCCGGTTTGATGTCCTTCCTGCGCATCGGCGATCGCGCAGCCGGCGCCATTAAATCAGGCGGGACGACCAGACGGGCCGCCAAAATGGTCTGCCTGGATTTGGATCACCCCGACATCGAAGAATTTATCAATTGGAAGGTGGTCGAAGAGCAAAAGGTCGCCGCGATGGTGACCGGCTCGAAGATCTGCGCTCAACGCCTCAATGCCGTGTTAAAGGCCTGCCACGTCGTCGATGGCGCCGGTCAGATGAAAATTGAGACCGATGCCAAGCAGAATCCCATTCTCAAGGAAGCCCTGGCCGCAGCCAGGCGGGATATGGTTCCGGAAGCCTATGTCCATCGGATGTTTTCCTATGCACAGCAGGGGTTCACGCATTTTACGTTTCATGAGTACGATACGAATTGGGACGGCAAGGCCTACCAGACTGTGTCCGGACAGAACTCCAACAACAGCGTACGCATTCCCAACGAGTTCTTTGCCGCCTTGGAGACAGACGGGGATTGGCAGCTCAAGCGTCGGATCGACGGGAAAGTCTCCAAAACCCTCAAAGCGCGGGACCTCTGGGATCAGATCGCTTGGGCCGCCTGGATTTGCGCGGATCCCGGCACGCAATACGACACCACCATCAATGAATGGCATACCTGTCCTGAGGATGGCCGTATCAATGCCTCCAATCCCTGCTCGGAATATATGTTCCTGGACGATACGGCGTGCAATTTGGCCTCGCTCAACCTCGGCCAATTTTTCACGACTGAGGCCCAGCTGGAGCTGGAGAATTTTCGCCATGCCGTGCGTCTCTGGACGGTCGTCCTGGAGATCAGCGTGCTGATGGCCTCCTTTCCCAGCCGTGCCATTGCCGAGAAGAGTTATCAGTTCCGCACACTGGGGCTTGGCTATGCCAATATGGGGACGGTGTTGATGCGGCAGGGGATCCCCTACGATTCGCCCAAAGCACTGGCGATCTGCGGCGCGCTGACCGCCATCATGACCGGCGAATCCTATGCCACGTCGGCGGAAATGGCCGCAGAACTGTCGCCCTTCCCTGGCTATGCCAAAAACCGCGAGGCCATGTTGCGCGTCATCCGCAATCATCGGCGCGCTTCGTACAATGCCGCTCCGGAAGAATATGAACAATTGACGATTCCTCCGATCGGAATCCAGCCGGAACATTGCCCGCCCGAGCTGCTCATGGCGGCGCGCCGCGCCTGGGACCGGGCTCTCGAATTGGGCACGGCCTACGGGTATCGCAATGCGCAGGTCACGGTGATCGCCCCGACCGGGACGATTGGCCTCGTGATGGATTGCGACACGACCGGTATCGAGCCGGACTTCGCGCTGGTGAAATTCAAGAAGCTGGCGGGTGGAGGCTATTTCAAGATCATCAATCAAAGCATCCCCGCCGCCCTCAGAACGTTGGAATATACCGAGGCTCAGATCCAGGACATCGTGAACTATTGCGCCGGCCGCCAAACTCTGCAGACTGCGCCGTTCATCAACCATGAGATGCTGCGGCAGAAGGGCTTCGACGATGCCGCGCTCGCGCGTATGGAAAGCGGATTGGCCCAGGCTTTCGAGATCCAATTTGTCTTTAATAAATATGCGCTAGGCGAGGACTTCTGCCGGGAGAAGTTGGGATTGACCGACACGCAATTGAACGAATCCAATTTCAATATGCTGAAGGCACTGGGGTTCACCCAGGAAGAAGTCGCTGCGGCCAACGATTATTGCTGCGGCACCATGACGGTGGAGGGGGCGCCCCACCTCAAGGCCGAGCACCTGCCGATCTTCGATTGCGCCAACCGGTGCGGCCGGATCGGCCAGCGATATATCGCCGTGGATGCGCATATCCGCATGATGGCGGCGGCTCAGCCCTTCATCAGCGGCGCGATCAGCAAAACGATCAACATGCCGGCCGATGCGACGCTGGACGAGGTCAAGTCCTCCTACCTTCTTGCTTGGAAGAGCATGGTCAAGGCCGTGGCCCTCTATCGAGACGGCTCGAAGTTGAGCCAGCCCCTGTCGGCGTCCACGGACAGCGGCAAGACGATCGAAGCCACGTCGGAAGTGTTGACGATGGCGGAAAAAGTCACAGAGCGAGTGCTGGTGCGGTACTTGGCGAAACGCCGTCCTCTCCCTGGCCGGCGCAACGGGTACACGCAGAAAGCCGTCGTCGGAGGGCACAAGCTCTATCTCCGCACGGGCGAGTATGAAGATGGTACTTGTGGCGAAATCTTCCTGGACATGCATAAGGAAGGGGCCGCCTTCCGCAGCCTCATGAACTGCTTCGCCATCGCCATCTCGCTCGGACTTCAACATGGCGTGCCGCTGGAGGAGTTCGTCGAAGCCTTTGTCTTTACCCGCTTCGAGCCGAACGGCCCGGTCAAGTTGAACGACCGGATCAAGATGTCCACGTCGATCATCGATTACATTTTCCGTGAGCTGGCCGTGACCTATCTCGATCGCTACGACTTGGCGCAGGTCAAGGAAGAGGATCTGCGAATGGATTCGGTCAAGAAGGACGAGCAGGATCCTGAATGTGTCGAGGAGGAAGCCACGCCTGAAACACTCGCGGCGACGTCCATCAGCACCGACATATTTCCTGCGCGACGGGGAGCGGCGCCGCGCCATAAGAGCAACGGCCATGGCAATGGCCATGCGAGCGTCACCCATACAGTCGAGCTGAAGCGCGAAACCGTGACGATGACCGCCATTCAAATGGCTCGTCAAAAGGGCTACGAGGGAGATCCCTGTTCCCAGTGCAAGCAGTTCACCATGGTGCGGAACGGAACCTGTCTCAAGTGTGAGACCTGTGGCGAAACGAGCGGCTGCTCCTAA
- a CDS encoding septal ring lytic transglycosylase RlpA family protein: MASQGLCSYQFLRLILLFSFFAATLTACSGPFTPAYFPGYPVGFVERGVASWYGPGFHGNKTASGERYDMHQLTAAHRTLPLGSIAVVRSMSSGREVTVRINDRGPFAKGRVLDLSLAGAQALGMTGPGTDQIELRVVGYQGRTADMGVLRVQVGSFSDQQNALSLLERANHFYSGGRVQAVDLPEGKRYRVQIGQFATEAQAEAAASRLESSLSLHPFIFRDDS; the protein is encoded by the coding sequence ATGGCTTCTCAGGGGCTTTGCTCCTATCAGTTTCTCCGGCTGATTCTACTGTTCTCCTTCTTTGCCGCGACCCTGACTGCTTGTAGCGGCCCTTTCACGCCTGCCTATTTCCCTGGCTACCCTGTCGGCTTCGTGGAGCGGGGTGTCGCTTCCTGGTATGGGCCTGGATTTCACGGGAACAAGACGGCCAGCGGTGAACGGTACGACATGCATCAGTTGACGGCTGCTCACCGGACCCTGCCGCTTGGCTCCATTGCGGTCGTTCGATCGATGAGTAGCGGACGGGAGGTGACGGTCCGCATTAACGATCGGGGGCCCTTCGCCAAAGGGAGGGTGCTGGACCTTTCACTTGCCGGGGCTCAGGCGCTCGGGATGACCGGGCCTGGCACAGACCAGATCGAGTTGCGGGTCGTGGGCTATCAAGGCAGGACTGCCGATATGGGGGTCTTACGAGTCCAGGTCGGGTCCTTTTCCGATCAGCAGAATGCTTTGAGCCTGTTAGAGCGGGCCAACCATTTCTACTCGGGAGGCAGAGTCCAGGCTGTCGATCTGCCGGAAGGCAAGCGCTATCGGGTTCAGATCGGTCAGTTTGCAACAGAAGCTCAAGCTGAAGCAGCAGCGTCCCGTCTTGAATCATCTCTTTCGCTCCACCCATTTATCTTTCGAGACGATTCTTAG